The Cheilinus undulatus linkage group 2, ASM1832078v1, whole genome shotgun sequence genome has a window encoding:
- the tmprss13a gene encoding transmembrane protease serine 13a has protein sequence MAKNDPNDSPPPYYPTSIHTLPPLKSYEEVVYGVGPGSTPLNHPRYVPRYPAHVVTPQVTVGSTPPSRKRRRCCNNNAQCYGGSGGTFLVLGLLALAIWLGIHYGTRLATVVIFSDDDGNFNNPSVNQPTQEFDTCPNTTEICDGIRDCTLGTDETNCVRFAEDGRLEVKTSQDGRFLPVCYSSWNQNQANQTCAQLGFRNFYSTKEATSLESRGLTVTSKPSAPIQGRVEISPSCPDNKVVSLQCTDCGVQQSTARIIGGSVARSGQWPWQLSLHDRGSHICGAVLISKDFVLTAAHCFLRNNLSPRDFEVYGGAVSLDSLPAPYKVEKIILNHNYNSTTNDNDIALLKLTSPVVFDDKVQPACLPASNLDLAHRTECWTSGFGTTDENTGGVSRDLMEVNVYIIATPVCNNRRVYRGAVTNNMICAGDLNGGRDSCQGDSGGPLMCQIGERWHLVGITSWGQGCGRVNRPGVYTRVTSMLPWIYSTMQQEKP, from the exons AACGATTCCCCTCCTCCCTACTACCCCACTTCCATCCACACTCTTCCTCCCCTCAAGTCCTATGAGGAGGTGGTATATGGCGTTGGTCCAGGCTCGACACCCCTCAACCATCCGCGTTACGTCCCTCGCTATCCAGCACATGTAGTCACTCCCCAAGTCACAGTGGGAAGCACAC cacccagcagaaagaggaggaggtgcTGCAACAATAATGCCCAGTGTTACGGAGGGTCGGGAGGAACCTTCCTGGTGCTCGGCCTGCTGGCTCTGGCCATCTGGCTTGGAA TTCATTATGGCACCCGCTTGGCAACTGTAGTCATCTTCAGTGATGATGATGGCAATTTTAATAACCCTTCTGTGAATCAGCCCACACAAGAGTTTGACACCTGTCCCAACACTACTGAGATTTGTGATGGGATAAGAGACTGCACCCTTGGCACTGATGAAACAAACTGTG TGAGGTTTGCCGAGGATGGCAGGCTGGAGGTCAAGACGTCTCAAGATGGTCGCTTCTTACCAGTGTGCTACAGCAGTTGGAACCAGAACCAGGCTAACCAGACCTGCGCTCAGCTTGGATTTAGAAA CTTCTATTCCACAAAAGAGGCAACAAGCTTAGAGTCCAGAGGTCTGACAGTGACCAGCAAACCATCTGCTCCAATCCAGGGTCGGGTAGAAATCAG TCCTTCCTGTCCAGACAACAAGGTTGTCTCCCTGCAGTGCACTG ACTGCGGAGTGCAGCAGTCCACAGCCCGGATCATTGGGGGCTCAGTTGCCAGATCTGGTCAGTGGCCTTGGCAGTTGTCGCTTCACGACAGAGGATCTCACATCTGTGGAGCAGTCCTGATCTCCAAGGACTTTGTGCTGACCGCTGCCCACTGCTTCCTAAG AAATAACCTCTCACCACGAGACTTTGAGGTGTATGGTGGAGCGGTTTCTCTGGACTCACTGCCAGCGCCGTACAAGGTGGAGAAGATAATCCTCAACCACAACTACAACAGCACCACCAATGACAACGACATTGCTCTCCTTAAACTCACATCACCTGTTGTCTTTGATG ATAAAGTGCAGCCAGCTTGTCTGCCAGCTTCGAATTTGGATCTTGCACATAGGACCGAATGCTGGACCTCAGGCTTCGGCACAACTGATGAGAATACAG GCGGTGTCTCCAGGGATCTGATGGAGGTGAATGTATACATCATTGCTACACCGGTGTGTAACAACCGCCGTGTGTACAGGGGTGCTGTTACCAATAACATGATCTGTGCAGGGGACCTGAATGGAGGTCGTGACTCTTGTCAG GGTGACAGCGGGGGACCTCTGATGTGTCAAATTGGGGAGCGTTGGCATCTGGTGGGGATCACCAGCTGGGGACAGGGCTGTGGTAGAGTAAACAGGCCAGGTGTTTACACCAGAGTCACAAGTATGCTTCCCTGGATCTACAGCACTATGCAG CAAGAGAAACCATGA